In Eschrichtius robustus isolate mEscRob2 chromosome 11, mEscRob2.pri, whole genome shotgun sequence, the following proteins share a genomic window:
- the LTBP3 gene encoding latent-transforming growth factor beta-binding protein 3 isoform X4 — protein MPGPRGAAGGLAPEMRGAGAAGLLALLLLLLGPGGGAEGGPAGERGAGGGGALARERFKVVFAPVICKRTCLKGQCRDSCQQGSNMTLIGENGHSTDTLTGSGFRVVVCPLPCMNGGQCSSRNQCLCPPDFTGRFCQVPAGGTGGGAGGSGPGLGRAGALSTGALPPLAPEGESVASKHAIYAVQVIADPPGPGEGPPAQHAAFLVPLGPGQISAEVQAPPPVVNVRVHHPPEASVQVHRIEGPNAEGPAPSQHLLPHPKPPHPRPPTQKPLGRCFQDTLPKQPCGSNPLPGLTKQEDCCGSIGTAWGQSKCHKCPQLQYTGVQKPGPVRGEVGADCPQGYKRLNSTHCQDINECAMPGMCRHGDCLNNPGSYRCVCPPGHSLGPSRTQCIADKPEEKSLCFRLVSPEHQCQHPLTTRLTRQLCCCSVGKAWGTRCQRCPADGTGVSTDSPVIEEQSAQQSHPTVTTSPARPYPELISRPSPPWFLPDLPPSRSAVEIAPTQVTETDECRLNQNICGHGECVPGPSDYSCHCNPGYRSHPQHRYCVDVNECEAEPCGAGRGICMNTGGSYNCHCNRGYRLHVGAGGRSCVDLNECAKPHLCGDGGFCINFPGHYKCNCYSGYRLKTSRPPVCEDIDECRDPSSCPDGKCENKPGSFKCIACLPGYRSQGGGACRDVNECAEGSPCSPGWCENLPGSFRCTCAQGYAPAPDGRSCLDVDECEAGDVCDNGICTNTPGSFQCQCLSGYHLSRDRSHCEDIDECDFPAACIGGDCINTNGSYRCLCPQGHRLVGGRKCQDIDECSQDPGLCLPHGACENLQGSYVCVCDEGFTPTQDQHGCEEVEQPHHKKECYLNFDDTVFCDSVLATNVTQQECCCSLGAGWGDHCEIYPCPVYSSAEFHSLCPDGKGYTQDNNIVNYGIPTHRDIDECILFGAEICKEGKCVNTQPGYECYCKQGFYYDGNLLECVDVDECLDESNCRNGVCENTRGGYRCACTPPAEYSPAQRQCLSPEEMDVDECQDPAACRPGRCVNLPGSYRCECRPPWVPGPSGRDCQLPESPAERAPERRDVCWSQRGEDGMCAGPLAGPALTFDDCCCRQGRGWGAQCRPCPPRGAGSQCPTSQSESNSFWDASPLLLGKPPREEDSSEEDSDECRCVSGRCVPRPGGAVCECPGGFQLDASRARCVAPSRSPHLLTPTPRHRRVQRAEPARATMQERALREHERFLPLRLQSWLRAQPPAWSLRAPAPPLTPPSVWTSAITEEFLPDTWGELRLSLVP, from the exons TGGTGTGCCCTCTGCCCTGCATGAACGGCGGCCAGTGCTCCTCCCGAAACCAGTGCCTGTGTCCCCCGGACTTCACCGGTCGCTTCTGCCAGGTGCCCGCTGGAGGAACTGGCGGGGGCGCTGGCGGCTCAGGCCCTGGGCTTGGTCGGGCTGGGGCCCTGTCCACAGGCGCGCTGCCTCCCCTGGCTCCGGAAGGCGAGTCTGTGGCCAGCAAGCACGCCATCTACGCGGTCCAGGTGATCGCCGATCCGCCGGGGCCGGGTGAGGGGCCCCCTGCCCAGCATGCAGCCTTCCTGGTGCCCCTCGGGCCAGGACAGATCTCAGCGGAAG TGCAGGCCCCGCCCCCTGTGGTGAACGTGCGCGTCCACCACCCGCCCGAGGCCTCCGTCCAAGTGCACCGCATCGAAGGGCCCAACGCCGAGGGCCCGGCCCCCTCCCAGCACCTGCTGCCGCACCCCAAGCCCCCGCATCCTCGGCCACCCACCCAGAAGCCCCTGGGCCGCTGCTTCCAGGACACGCTGCCCAAGCAGCCC TGTGGCAGCAATCCCCTCCCCGGCCTCACCAAGCAGGAAGACTGCTGTGGAAGCATCGGCACAGCCTGGGGTCAGAGCAAGTGCCACAAGTGCCCCCAGCTGCAGT acacaggggtgcagaagcCAGGGCCTGTACGTGGGGAGGTGGGCGCTGACTGCCCCCAGGGCTACAAGAGGCTCAACAGCACACACTGCCAGG ACATCAATGAGTGCGCGATGCCAGGCATGTGTCGCCATGGTGACTGCCTCAACAACCCTGGCTCCTATCGCTGTGTCTGCCCACCTGGCCATAGCTTGGGCCCCTCCCGCACACAGTGCATTG CAGACAAGCCGGAGGAGAAGAGCCTATGTTTCCGCCTGGTGAGCCCTGAGCACCAGTGCCAGCACCCGCTGACCACGCGCCTCACCCGCCAACTCTGCTGCTGCAGTGTCGGCAAGGCCTGGGGCACCAGGTGCCAGCGCTGCCCAGCTGATGGCACTG GGGTGAGCACAGACTCA CCAGTGATCGAAGAGCAGTCCGCGCAGCAGAGCCACCCGACTGTCACCACATCTCCTGCCCGGCCCTACCCTG AGCTGATCTCCCGGCCCTCACCGCCCTGGTTCCTGCCCGACTTGCCCCCATCCCGAAGTGCGGTAGAGATCGCCCCTACTCAGGTCACAG AGACGGACGAGTGCCGACTGAACCAGAACATCTGTGGCCACGGGGAGTGCGTCCCGGGACCCTCAGACTATTCCTGCCATTGTAACCCGGGCTACCGGTCGCATCCGCAGCACCGCTACTGCGTGG ACGTGAACGAGTGCGAGGCGGAGCCGTGCGGCGCCGGGAGGGGCATCTGCATGAACACCGGCGGCTCCTACAACTGCCACTGCAACCGCGGCTACCGCCTGCACGTCGGCGCCGGGGGGCGCTCGTGCGTAG ACCTGAACGAGTGCGCCAAGCCCCACCTGTGCGGCGACGGCGGCTTCTGCATCAACTTTCCCGGTCACTACAAGTGCAACTGCTACTCCGGCTACCGGCTCAAAACCTCTCGACCGCCCGTGTGCGAAG ACATCGACGAGTGCCGAGACCCTAGCTCCTGCCCGGATGGCAAATGCGAGAACAAACCTGGGAGCTTCAAGTGCATTGCCTGTCTGCCCGGCTACCGCAGCCAGGGGGGCGGGGCCTGCCGCG ACGTGAACGAGTGCGCCGAGGGCAGCCCCTGCTCTCCCGGCTGGTGCGAGAACCTCCCGGGCTCCTTCCGCTGCACGTGCGCCCAGGGCTATGCGCCCGCGCCGGACGGCCGCAGTTGCCTGG ATGTGGATGAGTGTGAGGCTGGGGACGTGTGTGACAACGGCATCTGCACCAACACGCCAGGCTCCttccagtgtcagtgcctctctGGCTACCATCTGTCAAGGGACCGGAGCCACTGTGAGG ACATTGATGAGTGTGACTTTCCCGCAGCCTGCATTGGGGGTGATTGCATCAACACCAATGGCTCCTATCGATGTCTCTGTCCCCAGGGGCATCGGCTGGTAGGCGGCCGGAAGTGCCAAG ACATAGATGAGTGCAGCCAGGACCCGGGTCTGTGCCTTCCCCACGGGGCCTGCGAGAACCTGCAGGGCTCCTACGTTTGCGTCTGCGATGAGGGCTTCACACCCACCCAGGACCAGCATGGCTGTGAGG aggTGGAGCAGCCCCACCACAAGAAGGAGTGCTACCTTAACTTCGATGACACCGTGTTCTGCGACAGTGTACTGGCCACCAATGTCACCCAGCAGGAGTGCTGCTGCTCCCTGGGGGCTGGCTGGGGAGACCACTGCGAGATCTATCCCTGCCCAGTCTACAGCTCAG CTGAGTTCCACAGCCTTTGCCCGGACGGGAAGGGCTACACCCAGGACAACAACATTGTCAACTACGGCATCCCAACCCACCGTG ACATCGACGAATGCATATTGTTTGGGGCGGAGATCTGCAAGGAGGGCAAGTGCGTGAACACGCAGCCCGGCTACGAGTGCTATTGCAAGCAAGGCTTCTACTACGACGGGAACCTGCTGGAATGCGTGG ACGTGGACGAGTGCTTGGACGAGTCTAATTGCCGGAACGGAGTGTGTGAGAACACGCGCGGTGGCTACCGCTGCGCCTGCACGCCCCCGGCCGAGTACAGCCCGGCGCAGCGCCAGTGTCTGAGCCCAGAGGAGATGG ACGTGGACGAGTGCCAGGACCCCGCAGCCTGCCGCCCTGGCCGCTGCGTCAACCTGCCGGGCTCCTACCGCTGCGAGTGCCGCCCGCCCTGGGTGCCCGGGCCCTCCGGCCGCGACTGCCAGCTCCCGGAGAGCCCGGCCG AGCGTGCCCCGGAGCGGCGGGACGTGTGCTGGAGCCAGCGCGGAGAGGACGGCATGTGTGCGGGCCCCCTGGCCGGGCCCGCCCTCACCTTCGACGACTGCTGCTGCCGCCAGGGCCGAGGTTGGGGAGCCCAGTGCCGCCCGTGCCCGCCGCGCGGCGCCG GGTCCCAGTGCCCGACGTCGCAGAGTGAGAGCAATTCCTTCTGGGACGCGAGTCCCCTGCTGCTGGGAAAGCCCCCGCGAG AAGAGGACAGCTCGGAGGAGGATTCAGACGAGTGCCGCTGCGTTAGCGGCCGCTGTGTGCCTCGGCCGGGCGGCGCAGTGTGCGAGTGTCCTGGTGGCTTCCAGCTAGACGCCTCCCGCGCGCGCTGCGTCG CGCCGTCGCGAAGTCCGCACCTGTTAACCCCCACACCCAGACATCGACGAGTGCAGAGAGCTGAACCAGCGCGGGCTACTATGCAAGAGCGAGCGCTGCGTGAACACGAGCGGTTCCTTCCGCTGCGTCTGCAAAGCTGGCTTCGCGCGCAGCCGCCCGCATGGAGCTTGCGTGCCCCAGCGCCGCCGCTGACACCACCCTCGGTCTGGACCTCGGCAATCACCGAGGAGTTTCTGCCCGACACTTGGGGCGAGCTCCGCCTCTCGCTTGTGCCCTGA
- the LTBP3 gene encoding latent-transforming growth factor beta-binding protein 3 isoform X2, with translation MPGPRGAAGGLAPEMRGAGAAGLLALLLLLLGPGGGAEGGPAGERGAGGGGALARERFKVVFAPVICKRTCLKGQCRDSCQQGSNMTLIGENGHSTDTLTGSGFRVVVCPLPCMNGGQCSSRNQCLCPPDFTGRFCQVPAGGTGGGAGGSGPGLGRAGALSTGALPPLAPEGESVASKHAIYAVQVIADPPGPGEGPPAQHAAFLVPLGPGQISAEVQAPPPVVNVRVHHPPEASVQVHRIEGPNAEGPAPSQHLLPHPKPPHPRPPTQKPLGRCFQDTLPKQPCGSNPLPGLTKQEDCCGSIGTAWGQSKCHKCPQLQYTGVQKPGPVRGEVGADCPQGYKRLNSTHCQDINECAMPGMCRHGDCLNNPGSYRCVCPPGHSLGPSRTQCIDKPEEKSLCFRLVSPEHQCQHPLTTRLTRQLCCCSVGKAWGTRCQRCPADGTAAFKEICPAGKGYHILTSHQTLTIQGESDFSLFLHPDGPPKPQQLPESPSRAPPPEDTEEERGVSTDSPVIEEQSAQQSHPTVTTSPARPYPELISRPSPPWFLPDLPPSRSAVEIAPTQVTETDECRLNQNICGHGECVPGPSDYSCHCNPGYRSHPQHRYCVDVNECEAEPCGAGRGICMNTGGSYNCHCNRGYRLHVGAGGRSCVDLNECAKPHLCGDGGFCINFPGHYKCNCYSGYRLKTSRPPVCEDIDECRDPSSCPDGKCENKPGSFKCIACLPGYRSQGGGACRDVNECAEGSPCSPGWCENLPGSFRCTCAQGYAPAPDGRSCLDVDECEAGDVCDNGICTNTPGSFQCQCLSGYHLSRDRSHCEDIDECDFPAACIGGDCINTNGSYRCLCPQGHRLVGGRKCQDIDECSQDPGLCLPHGACENLQGSYVCVCDEGFTPTQDQHGCEEVEQPHHKKECYLNFDDTVFCDSVLATNVTQQECCCSLGAGWGDHCEIYPCPVYSSAEFHSLCPDGKGYTQDNNIVNYGIPTHRDIDECILFGAEICKEGKCVNTQPGYECYCKQGFYYDGNLLECVDVDECLDESNCRNGVCENTRGGYRCACTPPAEYSPAQRQCLSPEEMDVDECQDPAACRPGRCVNLPGSYRCECRPPWVPGPSGRDCQLPESPAERAPERRDVCWSQRGEDGMCAGPLAGPALTFDDCCCRQGRGWGAQCRPCPPRGAGSQCPTSQSESNSFWDASPLLLGKPPREEDSSEEDSDECRCVSGRCVPRPGGAVCECPGGFQLDASRARCVAPSRSPHLLTPTPRHRRVQRAEPARATMQERALREHERFLPLRLQSWLRAQPPAWSLRAPAPPLTPPSVWTSAITEEFLPDTWGELRLSLVP, from the exons TGGTGTGCCCTCTGCCCTGCATGAACGGCGGCCAGTGCTCCTCCCGAAACCAGTGCCTGTGTCCCCCGGACTTCACCGGTCGCTTCTGCCAGGTGCCCGCTGGAGGAACTGGCGGGGGCGCTGGCGGCTCAGGCCCTGGGCTTGGTCGGGCTGGGGCCCTGTCCACAGGCGCGCTGCCTCCCCTGGCTCCGGAAGGCGAGTCTGTGGCCAGCAAGCACGCCATCTACGCGGTCCAGGTGATCGCCGATCCGCCGGGGCCGGGTGAGGGGCCCCCTGCCCAGCATGCAGCCTTCCTGGTGCCCCTCGGGCCAGGACAGATCTCAGCGGAAG TGCAGGCCCCGCCCCCTGTGGTGAACGTGCGCGTCCACCACCCGCCCGAGGCCTCCGTCCAAGTGCACCGCATCGAAGGGCCCAACGCCGAGGGCCCGGCCCCCTCCCAGCACCTGCTGCCGCACCCCAAGCCCCCGCATCCTCGGCCACCCACCCAGAAGCCCCTGGGCCGCTGCTTCCAGGACACGCTGCCCAAGCAGCCC TGTGGCAGCAATCCCCTCCCCGGCCTCACCAAGCAGGAAGACTGCTGTGGAAGCATCGGCACAGCCTGGGGTCAGAGCAAGTGCCACAAGTGCCCCCAGCTGCAGT acacaggggtgcagaagcCAGGGCCTGTACGTGGGGAGGTGGGCGCTGACTGCCCCCAGGGCTACAAGAGGCTCAACAGCACACACTGCCAGG ACATCAATGAGTGCGCGATGCCAGGCATGTGTCGCCATGGTGACTGCCTCAACAACCCTGGCTCCTATCGCTGTGTCTGCCCACCTGGCCATAGCTTGGGCCCCTCCCGCACACAGTGCATTG ACAAGCCGGAGGAGAAGAGCCTATGTTTCCGCCTGGTGAGCCCTGAGCACCAGTGCCAGCACCCGCTGACCACGCGCCTCACCCGCCAACTCTGCTGCTGCAGTGTCGGCAAGGCCTGGGGCACCAGGTGCCAGCGCTGCCCAGCTGATGGCACTG CTGCCTTCAAGGAGATCTGTCCAGCTGGGAAGGGGTACCACATCCTCACCTCCCACCAGACGCTCACCATTCAGGGTGAAAGTGACTTTTCCCTTTTCCTGCACCCTGATGGGCCACCCAAGCCCCAGCAGCTCCCTGAGAGCCCCAGCCGGGCACCACCACCTGAGgacacagaggaagagagag GGGTGAGCACAGACTCA CCAGTGATCGAAGAGCAGTCCGCGCAGCAGAGCCACCCGACTGTCACCACATCTCCTGCCCGGCCCTACCCTG AGCTGATCTCCCGGCCCTCACCGCCCTGGTTCCTGCCCGACTTGCCCCCATCCCGAAGTGCGGTAGAGATCGCCCCTACTCAGGTCACAG AGACGGACGAGTGCCGACTGAACCAGAACATCTGTGGCCACGGGGAGTGCGTCCCGGGACCCTCAGACTATTCCTGCCATTGTAACCCGGGCTACCGGTCGCATCCGCAGCACCGCTACTGCGTGG ACGTGAACGAGTGCGAGGCGGAGCCGTGCGGCGCCGGGAGGGGCATCTGCATGAACACCGGCGGCTCCTACAACTGCCACTGCAACCGCGGCTACCGCCTGCACGTCGGCGCCGGGGGGCGCTCGTGCGTAG ACCTGAACGAGTGCGCCAAGCCCCACCTGTGCGGCGACGGCGGCTTCTGCATCAACTTTCCCGGTCACTACAAGTGCAACTGCTACTCCGGCTACCGGCTCAAAACCTCTCGACCGCCCGTGTGCGAAG ACATCGACGAGTGCCGAGACCCTAGCTCCTGCCCGGATGGCAAATGCGAGAACAAACCTGGGAGCTTCAAGTGCATTGCCTGTCTGCCCGGCTACCGCAGCCAGGGGGGCGGGGCCTGCCGCG ACGTGAACGAGTGCGCCGAGGGCAGCCCCTGCTCTCCCGGCTGGTGCGAGAACCTCCCGGGCTCCTTCCGCTGCACGTGCGCCCAGGGCTATGCGCCCGCGCCGGACGGCCGCAGTTGCCTGG ATGTGGATGAGTGTGAGGCTGGGGACGTGTGTGACAACGGCATCTGCACCAACACGCCAGGCTCCttccagtgtcagtgcctctctGGCTACCATCTGTCAAGGGACCGGAGCCACTGTGAGG ACATTGATGAGTGTGACTTTCCCGCAGCCTGCATTGGGGGTGATTGCATCAACACCAATGGCTCCTATCGATGTCTCTGTCCCCAGGGGCATCGGCTGGTAGGCGGCCGGAAGTGCCAAG ACATAGATGAGTGCAGCCAGGACCCGGGTCTGTGCCTTCCCCACGGGGCCTGCGAGAACCTGCAGGGCTCCTACGTTTGCGTCTGCGATGAGGGCTTCACACCCACCCAGGACCAGCATGGCTGTGAGG aggTGGAGCAGCCCCACCACAAGAAGGAGTGCTACCTTAACTTCGATGACACCGTGTTCTGCGACAGTGTACTGGCCACCAATGTCACCCAGCAGGAGTGCTGCTGCTCCCTGGGGGCTGGCTGGGGAGACCACTGCGAGATCTATCCCTGCCCAGTCTACAGCTCAG CTGAGTTCCACAGCCTTTGCCCGGACGGGAAGGGCTACACCCAGGACAACAACATTGTCAACTACGGCATCCCAACCCACCGTG ACATCGACGAATGCATATTGTTTGGGGCGGAGATCTGCAAGGAGGGCAAGTGCGTGAACACGCAGCCCGGCTACGAGTGCTATTGCAAGCAAGGCTTCTACTACGACGGGAACCTGCTGGAATGCGTGG ACGTGGACGAGTGCTTGGACGAGTCTAATTGCCGGAACGGAGTGTGTGAGAACACGCGCGGTGGCTACCGCTGCGCCTGCACGCCCCCGGCCGAGTACAGCCCGGCGCAGCGCCAGTGTCTGAGCCCAGAGGAGATGG ACGTGGACGAGTGCCAGGACCCCGCAGCCTGCCGCCCTGGCCGCTGCGTCAACCTGCCGGGCTCCTACCGCTGCGAGTGCCGCCCGCCCTGGGTGCCCGGGCCCTCCGGCCGCGACTGCCAGCTCCCGGAGAGCCCGGCCG AGCGTGCCCCGGAGCGGCGGGACGTGTGCTGGAGCCAGCGCGGAGAGGACGGCATGTGTGCGGGCCCCCTGGCCGGGCCCGCCCTCACCTTCGACGACTGCTGCTGCCGCCAGGGCCGAGGTTGGGGAGCCCAGTGCCGCCCGTGCCCGCCGCGCGGCGCCG GGTCCCAGTGCCCGACGTCGCAGAGTGAGAGCAATTCCTTCTGGGACGCGAGTCCCCTGCTGCTGGGAAAGCCCCCGCGAG AAGAGGACAGCTCGGAGGAGGATTCAGACGAGTGCCGCTGCGTTAGCGGCCGCTGTGTGCCTCGGCCGGGCGGCGCAGTGTGCGAGTGTCCTGGTGGCTTCCAGCTAGACGCCTCCCGCGCGCGCTGCGTCG CGCCGTCGCGAAGTCCGCACCTGTTAACCCCCACACCCAGACATCGACGAGTGCAGAGAGCTGAACCAGCGCGGGCTACTATGCAAGAGCGAGCGCTGCGTGAACACGAGCGGTTCCTTCCGCTGCGTCTGCAAAGCTGGCTTCGCGCGCAGCCGCCCGCATGGAGCTTGCGTGCCCCAGCGCCGCCGCTGACACCACCCTCGGTCTGGACCTCGGCAATCACCGAGGAGTTTCTGCCCGACACTTGGGGCGAGCTCCGCCTCTCGCTTGTGCCCTGA